The following coding sequences are from one Granulicella arctica window:
- a CDS encoding GMC oxidoreductase, whose protein sequence is MPAQSPLQTDVCVIGAGPAGLTIATELAQTRHSVLVLESGGERRENDFAAGLNEIESVGAPREMDTRKVRNRVLGGTSHTWSGRCTPLDAIDYEPRSWVSCSGWPISEEEMEPFIRRAEGYLGLVPLEYDEGLLKELGLPARFDTQHERELRSIFWQFSRISALNDDFVRFGPRFRKLRSETVSLVYHATVTQLLMDESGGRIHEVEVATPDRTAYRVRARYVVLCGGGIENARILLASNQQERHGVGNRNDLVGRFLMDHPRATLGTFPRETHGEIQKEFGLFRHSSGAVLQRGLSLSPTIQRERGLLNCAAWTTQHVDTDDVWRALRSIGRNNGGDRAALSRVVVKHADQILKGLWTKFIRSGSLPRRMGRLDLDAMVEQMPASSSRVMLSDRVDALGMPIARIDWRIGELERLTAIHLGHAVNEALARACKPQAILADWVQDRRTEDAVFYDPAHPIGSTRMSDNEHTGVVDRDSKVHRMENLYIAGSSVFPTGGHANPTLMIVAMALRVADRLKLPEAWGLRQRSRAEAAMQEAWVAKEPVQLRSRVPQGR, encoded by the coding sequence ATGCCGGCCCAGAGCCCTCTGCAGACCGATGTGTGTGTGATCGGCGCAGGGCCTGCTGGGTTGACAATCGCGACGGAGCTGGCGCAGACGCGCCATAGTGTGCTGGTGCTCGAAAGTGGCGGCGAGCGGCGTGAGAACGATTTTGCCGCGGGGCTGAACGAAATCGAGAGCGTAGGCGCGCCGCGCGAGATGGACACGCGCAAGGTGCGGAACCGCGTGTTGGGTGGCACATCTCATACATGGTCCGGGCGGTGCACACCGTTGGACGCGATTGACTATGAGCCGCGGTCGTGGGTGTCATGTTCGGGATGGCCAATCTCTGAAGAGGAGATGGAGCCGTTCATACGCCGGGCAGAGGGATACTTAGGGCTGGTTCCGCTCGAGTATGACGAGGGTCTGCTGAAAGAGCTGGGTCTACCGGCGCGGTTCGATACACAACACGAGCGAGAGCTCCGGTCGATCTTCTGGCAGTTCAGTCGAATTTCGGCACTGAACGATGATTTTGTAAGGTTTGGACCGCGGTTCCGGAAGCTGCGGTCGGAAACCGTAAGCCTTGTCTACCATGCTACGGTCACGCAGTTATTGATGGACGAGAGCGGTGGACGGATACACGAGGTCGAGGTCGCAACGCCGGACCGCACCGCATACCGAGTGCGAGCCCGGTATGTGGTGCTGTGTGGAGGCGGGATCGAGAACGCACGGATTCTGCTGGCATCGAACCAACAGGAACGGCACGGTGTCGGCAACCGGAACGATCTGGTAGGACGGTTTCTAATGGACCATCCGCGGGCCACGCTGGGGACGTTTCCTCGGGAGACGCACGGGGAGATTCAGAAGGAGTTCGGACTTTTCCGGCACTCCTCAGGTGCTGTACTGCAGCGGGGGCTTTCGCTGTCGCCGACGATACAGCGCGAGCGGGGACTGCTGAACTGCGCGGCATGGACGACGCAGCATGTGGACACGGACGACGTGTGGCGGGCGCTGCGGTCGATCGGACGCAACAACGGCGGTGACCGGGCGGCACTGAGTCGGGTGGTGGTGAAACATGCGGATCAGATATTAAAAGGGCTGTGGACAAAGTTCATTCGAAGCGGATCGCTGCCCCGACGCATGGGGCGGCTCGATCTGGACGCGATGGTGGAACAGATGCCAGCCTCGTCAAGCCGCGTGATGTTATCGGATCGCGTGGACGCGCTGGGCATGCCGATTGCCCGGATAGACTGGAGGATCGGCGAACTGGAGCGGCTGACGGCGATCCACTTGGGACACGCAGTAAACGAAGCGCTGGCGCGTGCGTGCAAGCCGCAGGCGATCTTGGCGGATTGGGTACAGGATCGGCGCACGGAGGATGCAGTGTTCTATGATCCGGCACATCCGATCGGATCGACGCGGATGTCCGACAACGAGCATACAGGCGTGGTCGATCGGGATAGCAAGGTCCACAGGATGGAGAACCTATACATCGCGGGAAGCTCAGTGTTTCCGACCGGGGGACATGCAAACCCGACGTTGATGATTGTTGCGATGGCATTGCGGGTGGCTGACAGACTAAAGCTGCCCGAGGCGTGGGGCTTGCGACAGCGCTCTCGGGCTGAGGCTGCGATGCAGGAGGCATGGGTGGCAAAGGAACCGGTACAGCTACGAAGTCGCGTGCCGCAGGGAAGATAA
- a CDS encoding GumC family protein, whose amino-acid sequence MRPITAEMEIPMLPAKGREMIRGSVGGAHAATEPVFAFSHYLWLMRRHRWTIVAVVVVCTSLAVALSYKLQPMYEATAKIAIDVRATSNVIGEASAPAGAADVDQVFNTEMQLIQSDGVLRPVVERFHLLDSKRPRKLPEGVKFSDAAVSLDGLSVVHPANSLLLNVSYRSADPAQAAAVANAVAHNFLTHSLETRSDSSIEQAAFMEKQLNQLKVKMTNAEQALAGYEKELGVIDPDEKTSMLSARLQQLNTEYTEAENERIRKEADYRALQSGSIAAIGASSQAVNLSKLEDAVHAAEQKMALVKTVYGPEYSEYRRANNELNEVTRQYRAMSVEVGQRMQVEYEVALHREDMLHAALTQGKSEADSLSAQEFRYRQLKDEAEEDKHLYNELFRKVQEAGINGGYQGNAIRIADEARPQLHPVFPNRLVFTFLGMLSSLVISLIVILIVDMMDKTLRDPMQAQLAIGMPVIGILPRVNDFQGLSLAIDRSHTGGTALAKGTSDWFSSVNFYSEAIATLLSCMLLERRGQPLRSLLVTSAAPGEGKSSCVSHLAAAHARQGFRTLLIDADLRRPSLHESFRLTGKMGLVTAILEDKPLSEIRQTVSGIENLDVITAGSSPNLPLNRVGMKVEQILEQARNEYDMVFVDAPPMLCFAEPVQIACAVDGVLIVSRAAETRQQAVSGVLAILERLRVNVVGVVLNQVQEKMSPIYQPYQAYYRKTLELSSKSA is encoded by the coding sequence ATGAGACCGATTACCGCTGAAATGGAAATTCCGATGTTGCCCGCTAAGGGCAGAGAGATGATACGAGGGAGTGTAGGAGGTGCGCATGCGGCTACCGAGCCAGTGTTCGCCTTCAGCCACTACCTATGGCTGATGCGAAGACACCGGTGGACCATTGTGGCGGTTGTTGTGGTTTGCACGAGTCTAGCGGTTGCGCTCTCCTACAAACTACAGCCGATGTATGAGGCGACGGCGAAGATAGCGATCGATGTGCGTGCGACCTCCAACGTGATCGGAGAGGCGAGCGCACCGGCAGGAGCGGCGGATGTCGACCAGGTCTTCAATACAGAGATGCAGCTGATCCAGTCGGATGGCGTGTTGCGTCCGGTGGTGGAGCGGTTTCACCTGTTGGACTCGAAACGGCCGCGAAAGCTGCCGGAGGGAGTTAAATTCTCGGATGCGGCAGTATCGCTGGATGGTTTGAGCGTGGTGCACCCGGCCAACAGTCTGCTGCTCAATGTCTCTTACAGGTCTGCCGATCCGGCGCAGGCCGCCGCGGTCGCCAACGCCGTGGCGCACAACTTTCTAACGCACAGCCTGGAGACGCGCAGCGACTCGTCGATCGAACAGGCGGCGTTCATGGAAAAACAACTTAACCAGCTAAAGGTTAAGATGACGAACGCGGAGCAGGCGCTCGCTGGATATGAGAAGGAATTGGGCGTCATCGATCCAGATGAGAAGACGAGCATGCTGTCTGCGCGTCTGCAACAACTGAACACGGAGTACACGGAAGCGGAGAACGAGCGCATCCGAAAGGAGGCAGATTACCGAGCGCTACAGTCGGGGTCGATCGCCGCTATCGGTGCATCATCGCAGGCCGTCAACTTGAGCAAGCTTGAAGATGCGGTACATGCAGCCGAGCAGAAGATGGCACTCGTGAAGACCGTCTACGGACCGGAGTACTCAGAGTACAGGCGGGCGAATAACGAACTGAACGAGGTGACGCGACAATACCGGGCGATGAGCGTCGAAGTAGGTCAGCGGATGCAGGTTGAGTATGAGGTAGCACTGCATCGCGAAGACATGCTGCACGCTGCATTGACGCAGGGCAAGAGTGAGGCCGACTCCTTGAGTGCGCAAGAGTTTCGCTACCGGCAGCTAAAGGATGAGGCGGAAGAAGATAAACATCTCTATAACGAGCTGTTCCGCAAAGTGCAGGAGGCGGGCATTAATGGAGGCTACCAAGGCAACGCGATCAGGATTGCAGACGAGGCGCGGCCTCAGTTGCATCCAGTGTTTCCAAACCGCCTGGTGTTTACGTTTCTGGGGATGCTCTCGTCGTTAGTGATCTCGCTGATAGTCATCCTTATTGTGGACATGATGGACAAGACACTGCGAGATCCGATGCAGGCGCAGTTGGCTATCGGTATGCCTGTGATCGGCATTTTGCCACGGGTGAATGACTTCCAGGGGCTTTCGCTGGCGATTGATCGGAGCCATACAGGCGGTACTGCGCTGGCGAAGGGAACATCGGACTGGTTCAGTAGCGTGAACTTTTACAGCGAGGCGATCGCCACGCTGTTGAGCTGCATGCTGCTGGAGCGACGTGGGCAACCTTTGCGGTCGCTGCTCGTTACGAGCGCGGCACCCGGGGAGGGGAAGTCGTCGTGCGTGAGTCATTTGGCAGCGGCACATGCGCGACAGGGATTTCGTACACTGCTGATCGATGCGGACCTGAGGCGGCCTTCGTTGCACGAGTCCTTCCGCTTGACGGGGAAGATGGGGCTGGTCACAGCAATCCTCGAGGACAAGCCATTGAGCGAAATTCGGCAGACGGTTAGCGGTATCGAGAACCTGGATGTGATTACCGCAGGAAGCAGCCCAAACCTACCGCTGAACCGGGTTGGCATGAAGGTCGAACAGATACTGGAGCAGGCGCGCAACGAGTATGACATGGTCTTTGTGGATGCGCCGCCGATGCTTTGCTTTGCAGAACCAGTGCAGATTGCTTGCGCGGTCGATGGTGTGCTGATAGTGAGCCGTGCGGCCGAGACCCGTCAGCAAGCGGTGAGCGGTGTATTGGCGATTCTGGAAAGGCTGCGGGTGAATGTGGTGGGCGTAGTGCTGAATCAGGTGCAGGAAAAGATGAGCCCGATCTACCAGCCATATCAGGCTTACTACCGCAAGACACTGGAACTTTCTTCGAAATCAGCCTGA
- a CDS encoding glycoside hydrolase family 16 protein, whose protein sequence is MCSCATSQLYSTVLFALLFGALLPAAAQCIPAPHDSLTPNQAVSLPLLPHWPVISPKSADPVPQICVLRAVQSATAVPPGATFNVTIFFVATSRVSADYTLDLLLVDGHGSVLVAKHDNLNNNLLVLPTSGWAGPVAVTLPLSLPSSAKGTAYLMVGLSGPHGPIAMSAAPGLQQDGQHRFYMGALTVSSSAHTPKLTSSASLDLSHYGLTFDDEFSTVSISDASHNDRSRWYTQNEQCCMTTTDGARTVMAPRFGLHNPFLPTPPNGLSIRLQRNADLWSSGVLTSVDSTGIGFSQQYGYFEMRARFPTGLNTWPAFWLLNTASKSSGAPAGEIDIVEYIANPAFSRYIATTLHDWSDRSTPAMSHHMVDLPTDGFHTYGMLWTASTMTFFFDGAVTFQCPTPAIMHQPYYLLIDLGLGGGWPTNATPPLNELDIQYIRVYRERRTSVQPANVP, encoded by the coding sequence ATGTGCTCTTGCGCAACCAGCCAGTTGTACAGCACAGTTCTCTTCGCCCTTCTGTTCGGAGCACTGTTGCCCGCAGCGGCCCAATGCATCCCGGCTCCGCACGATTCGCTGACGCCCAATCAGGCAGTTTCGCTTCCACTCCTGCCGCACTGGCCGGTCATATCGCCAAAGTCGGCCGATCCCGTCCCACAGATTTGCGTCCTTCGCGCCGTACAGTCGGCCACCGCTGTGCCCCCGGGTGCCACTTTCAATGTCACTATTTTTTTTGTTGCCACGTCACGCGTCTCTGCGGACTACACACTGGATCTCCTTCTTGTCGACGGCCATGGCTCCGTACTCGTCGCAAAGCACGACAATCTCAACAACAACCTTCTCGTCCTGCCAACCAGCGGCTGGGCTGGTCCTGTCGCCGTTACGTTGCCGCTCAGCCTCCCATCTTCTGCCAAAGGGACTGCCTATCTCATGGTCGGCCTCTCCGGCCCGCACGGACCCATCGCGATGTCGGCCGCTCCCGGCTTACAACAGGACGGTCAGCACCGGTTCTATATGGGCGCACTCACGGTTAGCTCATCGGCGCACACACCCAAACTCACATCGTCCGCTTCGCTAGATCTCTCTCACTACGGACTCACCTTTGATGACGAATTCTCCACCGTGAGTATCTCTGATGCGTCCCACAACGACCGAAGCCGCTGGTACACCCAGAACGAGCAATGCTGCATGACAACGACCGACGGCGCACGCACCGTCATGGCTCCCCGCTTCGGCTTACATAACCCCTTTTTGCCCACTCCGCCGAATGGTCTTAGCATCAGGCTCCAACGCAACGCAGATCTATGGAGCTCCGGCGTCCTCACCAGCGTCGACTCCACAGGCATCGGCTTCTCTCAGCAGTACGGTTACTTTGAGATGCGTGCTCGCTTCCCCACTGGTCTTAATACCTGGCCTGCCTTCTGGCTTCTCAATACTGCCAGCAAAAGTTCCGGCGCTCCCGCCGGCGAAATTGACATCGTCGAATACATCGCCAACCCCGCCTTCTCGCGTTACATCGCAACCACGCTCCACGACTGGAGTGACCGAAGCACCCCCGCCATGAGCCACCACATGGTTGACTTGCCTACCGATGGCTTTCACACCTATGGCATGCTCTGGACTGCAAGCACCATGACCTTCTTCTTCGATGGTGCTGTCACGTTCCAATGTCCCACGCCCGCCATCATGCACCAACCCTACTATCTGCTCATCGATCTTGGTCTCGGCGGCGGCTGGCCCACCAACGCTACCCCCCCCCTCAATGAGCTTGATATTCAGTACATCCGCGTCTATCGCGAGCGCCGAACATCTGTGCAGCCAGCCAACGTTCCTTAG
- a CDS encoding NAD(P)/FAD-dependent oxidoreductase has protein sequence MAKTAIIIGAGPAGLTAGLELLRRSDIQPILLEASDEIGGISRTIKYKGNRMDIGGHRFFSKSDRVMKWWMEIMPLETTANEAPAPVIHYQGKSRSMATMAQQIEPGTEADGNLLVEVISAEPNPTSADPDKVMLIRPRKSRIYYLRKFFDYPIKLSGGTLKNLGAVRTVKVGISYILSRVTQIKPEKSLEDFLINRFGRELYRTFFKSYTEKVWGTKCDVISAEWGAQRIKGLSLTTALKHFVKKAMASKPKAASNDDLAQKNTDTSLIERFMYPKLGPGQLWEHVAEEIIRLGGEVQMGWKVTGIQCEGKEVRAVEVVNAAGERRTLKGDYFFSTMPMRELVQAMDAPVPANVREVSDGLQYRDFITVGLLADRLKVTEPEGGLLKDTWIYVQEPDVLLGRLQIFNNWSPYLVSDPTKVWIGLEYFCYETDALWKMEDEALKQFAIAEVAKIGLLDAEAVSDSHVVRVPKTYPAYFGTYERFSELKEWTDSFENLFLVGRNGMHKYNNQDHSMLTAMTVVDGLCQGYVNKAALWEINTEQDYHEEKENSKEKANLGQLQGFAQGNVATGV, from the coding sequence ATGGCAAAGACAGCAATCATCATTGGTGCAGGCCCGGCAGGATTGACAGCGGGGCTCGAGCTGCTACGGCGGTCCGACATCCAGCCGATCCTCTTGGAGGCTAGCGACGAGATCGGCGGCATCTCGCGGACGATCAAGTACAAAGGCAATCGCATGGATATTGGTGGACACAGGTTCTTTTCGAAGTCGGACCGTGTCATGAAATGGTGGATGGAAATCATGCCGCTGGAGACGACGGCGAATGAGGCGCCAGCACCGGTGATCCACTATCAGGGCAAGTCGCGGAGCATGGCGACGATGGCGCAACAGATAGAGCCTGGTACGGAGGCTGACGGGAACCTGTTGGTAGAGGTTATATCTGCGGAACCAAATCCGACGTCGGCAGATCCTGATAAGGTGATGCTGATCCGACCGCGGAAAAGCCGAATCTATTACCTGCGCAAGTTCTTCGATTACCCGATTAAATTGTCGGGCGGAACGCTTAAAAATCTCGGCGCGGTGCGGACGGTCAAGGTGGGCATCAGCTACATACTGTCGCGGGTGACGCAGATCAAACCGGAGAAGAGTCTCGAGGACTTTCTTATCAACCGGTTTGGACGCGAGTTGTATAGAACGTTCTTCAAGAGCTACACGGAGAAGGTTTGGGGTACGAAGTGCGATGTAATCTCGGCCGAGTGGGGCGCACAGCGTATCAAAGGACTGAGCCTGACGACGGCGCTGAAGCACTTCGTCAAGAAGGCGATGGCATCGAAGCCTAAGGCGGCGAGCAACGATGATCTGGCGCAGAAAAACACGGACACGAGCCTGATCGAGCGGTTCATGTATCCAAAGCTGGGCCCAGGGCAGTTGTGGGAGCACGTCGCCGAGGAAATCATACGGCTGGGCGGCGAAGTGCAGATGGGCTGGAAGGTAACTGGCATCCAGTGCGAGGGCAAAGAAGTGCGGGCCGTGGAGGTTGTAAACGCTGCGGGCGAGCGCCGGACGCTCAAGGGAGACTATTTCTTCTCGACGATGCCAATGCGCGAGCTGGTGCAGGCGATGGATGCACCCGTACCTGCGAACGTGCGCGAGGTAAGCGACGGCCTACAGTACCGCGACTTCATCACGGTAGGGCTGCTTGCAGACCGGCTGAAGGTGACCGAGCCGGAGGGCGGCCTGCTGAAGGACACATGGATCTATGTGCAGGAGCCGGATGTGCTTTTGGGACGGCTACAAATCTTCAACAACTGGAGCCCATACCTGGTGAGCGATCCGACGAAGGTGTGGATTGGACTGGAGTATTTCTGCTATGAGACGGATGCATTATGGAAGATGGAGGACGAGGCGCTGAAGCAGTTTGCGATTGCGGAAGTTGCGAAGATTGGGTTGCTGGATGCGGAGGCGGTATCGGACTCTCATGTCGTGCGTGTGCCGAAGACGTACCCCGCATACTTCGGGACCTATGAGCGATTCAGCGAGCTAAAAGAGTGGACAGACTCGTTCGAAAACTTGTTCCTGGTGGGGCGGAATGGAATGCATAAGTACAACAATCAGGATCACTCGATGCTGACGGCAATGACAGTGGTCGATGGGTTGTGCCAGGGCTACGTGAACAAGGCCGCGCTGTGGGAGATCAACACAGAGCAGGACTACCACGAGGAGAAGGAGAATTCTAAGGAGAAAGCGAACCTGGGGCAGTTGCAAGGGTTTGCACAAGGAAACGTGGCGACAGGGGTATAG
- a CDS encoding polysaccharide biosynthesis/export family protein, translated as MMLDRLTKLVAAPAGAMFGVLLSATMYCQAPAVAPDEPVAFSQAHGATEILPAEALGADDLVELTVPYCAELSRTFRVGSDGRLALPLLSRKLQVAGMKPDELAAALQLELEQEHILINPTVSVSVLEYRSRPVSVMGAVVHPLTFQATGRTTLLDALARAGGMSTVAGGDIILTEHAVDARTPDHVQVIPARGLLDESDPKYNIVLHGGEEIRVPEASKIFVTGNVHHPGMYPMQGDSDTTVMKAIALSQGLDSFSAHTAYIYRRHNATADRDELVVPLNRIMSRKSPDMALKPDDILYIPDATGRRMTSRVISQITGFGQTAGSGLLIYR; from the coding sequence ATGATGCTCGATCGCTTGACGAAACTTGTTGCAGCACCGGCAGGTGCCATGTTCGGCGTACTGCTGTCTGCCACGATGTATTGCCAGGCCCCCGCAGTAGCTCCGGATGAACCGGTCGCGTTCAGTCAGGCGCACGGTGCAACGGAGATACTGCCTGCAGAAGCGTTGGGAGCCGATGACCTGGTAGAGCTGACAGTGCCGTACTGCGCGGAGTTGAGCCGAACGTTTCGTGTGGGCTCGGATGGAAGACTGGCCCTGCCGCTACTCTCACGCAAGCTGCAGGTTGCGGGGATGAAGCCGGATGAGTTGGCGGCCGCACTCCAACTGGAGCTGGAGCAAGAGCACATTCTGATCAACCCGACGGTCAGCGTATCGGTTCTGGAGTACAGGAGCCGGCCCGTGAGTGTGATGGGCGCAGTGGTGCACCCATTAACCTTCCAGGCGACGGGCCGGACGACTCTGTTGGATGCGTTGGCACGTGCAGGCGGGATGAGCACTGTAGCAGGTGGAGACATCATCCTCACAGAGCATGCGGTGGACGCGCGGACTCCGGACCATGTGCAGGTAATCCCGGCACGTGGACTGCTCGATGAATCCGACCCGAAGTACAACATCGTCCTGCACGGAGGGGAAGAGATTCGTGTGCCGGAGGCGAGCAAAATCTTTGTTACCGGCAACGTGCATCATCCAGGCATGTACCCGATGCAGGGTGACTCGGACACAACAGTGATGAAGGCGATCGCGTTGAGCCAGGGACTGGACAGCTTCAGCGCGCACACCGCATACATCTACAGGCGCCATAACGCGACCGCGGATCGTGACGAACTGGTAGTTCCGCTGAACCGCATCATGTCGCGGAAGTCGCCTGATATGGCACTTAAGCCGGACGACATTCTGTATATACCAGATGCCACCGGACGCAGGATGACCAGTCGAGTCATCAGTCAAATCACGGGCTTCGGGCAAACTGCTGGGTCCGGGTTGCTGATTTATCGATAA
- a CDS encoding O-antigen ligase family protein, producing the protein MPTYTTLPLLILLALLWRWTKGNVLAIVAFTAIFDAASALNFGSLGVAPWLVALAVCLPVKMLRGGLRMGAAPGINRVALNLLLLFLTYAAFSGMVLPVVFAGVPVVRVLDPVPLAWGMANVSQLCYLGAAAVVFLLTITSTRGELEEALRWYVRGCIVAAWIAIYQLTNAVVHVPYPTAILYSNPGHVIFSAYKINGMWRLNSTFTEASDMAGSLIGGLGILSWELMTRPLRAARLGYAVLLLVVLLMSLSTTGYLCLVLLVVAGGVLYVGHLLRRAKVGAVKVVIALAMGLAAAVLFTVSGPARETVVKVASSVVLDKQQTESYRARTESHEDALQTLKDTYYVGSGWGSMRASGLGYTLLASVGIPGLLLFGAGCAALFLPLLRGDRGNTPEGREDLLERCLFGVSLLLCGMVIAGSEPIVPTLWFLFGTAIVAGGQPLAMLRTMGTKRVVMGPQVGLWGRLRAFE; encoded by the coding sequence ATGCCTACATATACGACGCTTCCATTGCTGATTCTGCTGGCGCTTCTGTGGCGTTGGACAAAGGGCAATGTGTTGGCAATTGTAGCTTTCACGGCGATCTTCGACGCCGCTTCGGCTCTGAACTTCGGAAGTCTTGGAGTAGCGCCGTGGTTGGTGGCACTCGCGGTGTGTCTGCCAGTGAAGATGCTGCGCGGCGGACTGCGGATGGGCGCAGCTCCGGGGATCAATCGAGTCGCGCTGAACCTGCTGCTACTGTTTCTGACGTATGCGGCATTCTCGGGAATGGTGCTGCCGGTGGTCTTCGCAGGTGTACCGGTGGTGCGGGTTTTAGATCCGGTACCGCTGGCGTGGGGGATGGCGAACGTGTCGCAGCTGTGCTATCTGGGAGCGGCGGCGGTCGTGTTCCTGCTGACAATCACGAGCACGCGAGGGGAGTTGGAGGAGGCGCTGCGATGGTATGTACGTGGATGCATTGTGGCCGCATGGATTGCGATCTACCAACTGACAAATGCTGTGGTGCATGTGCCCTATCCCACAGCGATTTTGTATTCGAACCCAGGGCACGTGATCTTTTCGGCATACAAGATTAACGGGATGTGGCGACTGAACTCGACGTTCACAGAGGCGTCGGATATGGCAGGGTCCTTGATTGGGGGGCTGGGAATATTGAGCTGGGAGCTGATGACGCGGCCGCTACGAGCGGCGCGGCTGGGGTACGCAGTGTTGTTGCTGGTGGTGTTGTTGATGTCGCTGTCGACGACCGGGTACCTGTGTTTGGTTCTCCTGGTAGTCGCGGGCGGAGTGTTATATGTGGGACACCTGTTGCGGAGGGCAAAGGTGGGCGCAGTGAAGGTGGTGATCGCGTTGGCGATGGGACTGGCTGCGGCGGTGCTGTTCACGGTGAGCGGTCCCGCACGCGAGACAGTAGTGAAGGTCGCATCGTCGGTAGTGCTGGATAAGCAGCAGACGGAGTCGTATAGGGCTCGGACAGAAAGCCACGAGGATGCGCTGCAAACGTTAAAGGATACATACTACGTTGGCTCCGGATGGGGCAGCATGCGGGCGTCAGGTCTGGGATACACGCTGTTGGCAAGTGTGGGCATTCCAGGGTTGTTGCTATTCGGGGCCGGATGCGCGGCGCTTTTTCTGCCGTTGCTGCGCGGTGACCGAGGCAATACGCCGGAAGGGCGAGAAGACCTGTTGGAGCGCTGTTTGTTTGGAGTATCACTGCTGCTGTGTGGGATGGTGATCGCGGGATCGGAACCAATCGTACCGACCCTGTGGTTCTTGTTCGGCACAGCGATTGTAGCGGGCGGACAACCGCTAGCCATGCTGCGCACAATGGGGACAAAGCGCGTTGTTATGGGGCCGCAAGTTGGGTTGTGGGGCAGGTTGCGGGCGTTTGAATAG
- a CDS encoding acyltransferase family protein, whose translation MTNIVFYFALMAVFIAEAAVLCRVLPLQRLLAAEDRAGGRLLTVDGLRGVLAPSVFLHHAVLYFYFTQTRGWSEMPSNFYAQMGVLPVTLFFFVTGYLFWSKLMKRPMLGFGAFLKDRLGRLGGVYFVSCLLFFGLVAVASGFHRQVSWGRLVFEAAAWFSFLGAGHDMNGVFDSKRLLGQVWTLREEWMFYLSLPFLGWFARRRVRLPVLLVGAAVFSVLVAHVTLRFSAPTDYVWKMLGDYAHFLFVTFSVGMIVAATPVTEQMKAWARGSTATLISVVLLAITVAVVPPEYGWLESSMLAVPFACVCFGNTWWGLLASAPVRSLGRVSYSFYLLHIFALQAGLEVLQRFVAVGSLTPMQYWVFMTVCGMVGVLASYASYQFLEHPFLKKAVRHKAETMSQQQQPQILQAPLVS comes from the coding sequence GTGACGAACATCGTTTTCTACTTTGCGCTGATGGCTGTGTTTATCGCTGAGGCGGCGGTGCTTTGCAGGGTGTTACCGCTGCAACGGTTGCTTGCAGCGGAGGACCGCGCCGGGGGGCGACTGCTGACAGTAGACGGGTTGCGAGGAGTGTTGGCGCCAAGTGTATTTCTGCATCACGCAGTGTTGTACTTCTACTTCACGCAGACGCGAGGGTGGTCGGAGATGCCATCGAATTTCTATGCGCAAATGGGCGTACTGCCGGTGACACTCTTCTTTTTTGTGACGGGGTATCTATTTTGGTCAAAGCTGATGAAACGGCCCATGCTCGGGTTCGGAGCGTTTCTAAAGGATAGGTTGGGGCGGCTTGGCGGCGTGTACTTTGTGTCGTGCCTCTTGTTCTTCGGGCTTGTGGCGGTGGCGAGCGGGTTCCACCGGCAGGTATCGTGGGGCAGACTGGTGTTTGAGGCGGCGGCGTGGTTCTCGTTCTTGGGAGCGGGGCACGACATGAATGGGGTTTTTGATTCGAAACGTTTGCTCGGGCAGGTGTGGACTCTCCGGGAAGAGTGGATGTTCTACCTGAGCCTGCCATTCCTCGGTTGGTTTGCGCGAAGACGGGTACGGTTGCCGGTACTGCTGGTGGGTGCTGCGGTGTTCAGTGTGCTGGTGGCGCATGTGACGCTTCGGTTCAGCGCGCCGACTGACTATGTATGGAAGATGCTGGGTGACTATGCACATTTTCTCTTCGTGACGTTTAGCGTAGGGATGATTGTCGCCGCGACGCCGGTGACGGAGCAGATGAAGGCGTGGGCGCGGGGCAGCACAGCGACCCTGATATCGGTCGTTCTCTTGGCGATCACGGTAGCGGTGGTGCCACCGGAGTATGGGTGGCTCGAAAGCTCGATGCTCGCGGTTCCGTTTGCTTGCGTGTGCTTTGGGAATACGTGGTGGGGGCTGCTGGCCTCAGCGCCGGTAAGGTCGCTTGGGAGAGTGAGCTACAGCTTCTACCTGCTGCATATCTTCGCGCTACAGGCTGGACTGGAGGTGCTACAGCGTTTTGTTGCGGTGGGATCGCTGACGCCGATGCAGTACTGGGTATTTATGACGGTGTGCGGGATGGTCGGAGTGCTTGCTTCGTATGCCTCGTACCAATTCCTGGAGCATCCGTTCCTGAAGAAGGCTGTGCGGCATAAGGCAGAAACCATGTCACAGCAGCAACAGCCGCAAATTCTACAGGCGCCGCTGGTGTCGTAA